The Hevea brasiliensis isolate MT/VB/25A 57/8 chromosome 1, ASM3005281v1, whole genome shotgun sequence genome has a window encoding:
- the LOC110661098 gene encoding uncharacterized protein LOC110661098, with amino-acid sequence MICVRILHHSRAQIRPGPQGESNNKLHRIRKNLARFLICLRSPDQNPYSKTLCFSDNPKFREPLRKILQNAEPEAGNMPQKRRARIVMVIPVRRRGCFGSSVSMLLVPLLVGISSDWFEAMTSESHGEEMNLVFWKQKLFASLLLSRTTDLLDETYVRLITQGPHQN; translated from the exons ATGATTTGTGTCCGAATTCTTCACCACAGTAGGGCCCAAATTAGGCCCGGTCCACAAGGAGAGAGCAATAACAAACTTCATCGAATTCGGAAGAATCTCGCGCGATTTCTGATTTGTCTCCGTTCTCCAGATCAAAACCCCTATTCCAAAACCCTCTGTTTCTCCGATAACCCCAAATTCAGAGAACCATTACGCAAAATTCTCCAAAATGCAGAGCCAGAAGCGGGTAATATGCCCCAAAAACGAAGAGCTCGTATCGT GATGGTGATACCAGTGCGCAGGAGGGGATGCTTCGGAAGCAGTGTATCAATGCTATTAGTGCCACTGCTAGTAGGAATATCTTCCGATTGGTTTGAGGCAATGACCAGTGAGTCTCATGGcgaggaaatgaacttggttttctGGAAGCAAAAGCTATTTGCTTCATTATTGCTGTCACGAACTACCGACCTCCTCGATGAGACGTATGTCCGACTAATAACTCAAGGGCCTCATCAAAATTaa
- the LOC110661077 gene encoding protein EARLY RESPONSIVE TO DEHYDRATION 15, producing MALVAGQRSTLNPNAPLFIPAVYRQVEDFSPEWWELVKTSTWFRDYWLSQHPEGSFDGGVGDDDDDVVDLLPEKLDVDFDEEYANLEAQFEELIVWNEEEKEEQQRPLNGVKMDVKRVLKELSIPKSGKERSVKSPAKLGKYQTKAAHCGSPKSTPRRIHQIQQPR from the exons ATGGCTTTAGTTGCGGGACAGAGATCCACACTGAATCCGAATGCTCCGCTCTTCATTCCGGCGGTGTACCGTCAAGTGGAGGATTTTTCTCCGGAGTGGTGGGAGCTGGTGAAAACTTCGACGTGGTTTCGTGACTACTGGCTGAGTCAACATCCAGAGGGGAGTTTTGACGGCGGTGttggtgatgatgatgatgatgttgtGGATTTGTTGCCGGAGAAGTTGGATGTCGATTTTGATGAGGAGTATGCCAATCTGGAAGCTCAGTTTGAGGAGCTGATCGTGTGGAatgaagaagagaaagaggagcAGCAGCGACCTCTCAACG GTGTTAAAATGGATGTGAAACGTGTACTCAAGGAACTGAGCATCCCAAAATCTGGCAAGGAAAGGAGTGTAAAGTCTCCAGCGAAGCTAGGTAAGTACCAAACGAAGGCAGCCCACTGCGGAAGCCCAAAGTCTACACCAAGGCGCATCCACCAAATTCAGCAGCCTCGTTGA
- the LOC110661068 gene encoding probable inactive purple acid phosphatase 27, with protein sequence MEPSYSSWVPKLLFILLPFFFLLPYHSSSYSLHPLVVNSTIEHRNYTGISSFRVVNRRALLHCPLNNPYLQINVSSSGNYTLSNEEFVNVTVSGVLRPSHDHWVAMISPSNSNVGTCPLSKALYMQTGDLSNLPLLCHYPVKAELMSIDPDYLRCKKQECKKYEGNKCVVTTCSGTLQFHIINIRTDIEFVLFAGGFDEPCILARSSPLKFSNPNAPLYAHISSTDSTATSMRVTWVSGSKEPQQVQYGNGKTLTSQVTTFSQEDMCSSLVPSPAKDFGWHDPGYIHSAIMTGLNPSSKFSYRYGSDSVGWSDQIQFQTPPAAGSNELRFLAFGDMGKAPRDASAEHYIQPGSISVVEAMTDEVKSGNIDSIFHIGDISYATGFLVEWDFFLHLITPLASRVSYMTAIGNHERDYIKTGVVYGTPDSGGECGVAYETYFPMPIPAKDKPWYSIEQASVHFTIISTEHDWTPGSEQYQWIRKDMASVDRKKTPWLIFTGHRPMYTSNLLSVDPKFGVFIEPLLQDYKVDLVFFGHVHNYERTCSVYRAECLAMPTKDANGVDTYDHSKYKAPVHAIIGMAGFTLDNFSSIIHHWSLKRVSEFGYGRVHVTTEELNFELVNSNTRQVKDSFRIIKKQNR encoded by the exons atggaacccTCCTATTCTTCTTGGGTTCCAAAGCTTTTGTTCATCCTATTAccatttttcttccttcttccttatCATTCTTCTTCTTATTCATTGCATCCACTGGTGGTTAACTCCACGATTGAGCATCGTAACTACACAGGGATATCAAGTTTCCGAGTGGTGAATAGAAGAGCTTTGTTGCATTGTCCTCTCAATAATCCTTATCTCCAAATAAATGTAAGCTCATCAGGAAATTATACCCTCTCCAATGAAGAATTTGTTAACGTAACAGTTAGTGGAGTTTTGCGTCCTTCCCATGATCATTGGGTTGCCATGATTTCACCTTCTAATTCCAA CGTGGGGACTTGTCCTCTGAGTAAAGCTTTATATATGCAGACTGGTGATCTTAGTAATCTCCCACTTCTCTGCCATTATCCCGTTAAG GCAGAGCTTATGAGCATTGATCCAGACTATCTAAGATGCAAGAAACAGGAATGCAAGAAATACGAGGGTAATAAATGTGTGGTGACCACTTGCAGTGGTACATTACAGTTTCATATCATCAATATCAGAACTGACATTGAATTTGTGCTCTTCGCTGGTGGATTCGACGAACCTTGCATTTTGGCTAGGTCTAGTCCTTTGAAATTTTCCAATCCAAACGCTCCATTGTATGCACATATTTCAAGCACAGATTCAACAGCAACATCA ATGAGAGTAACATGGGTTAGTGGGAGCAAAGAACCACAACAAGTGCAGTATGGAAATGGGAAGACATTGACTTCACAAGTTACAACATTTTCACAAGAAGATATGTGCA GTTCTTTGGTGCCAAGTCCGGCCAAGGATTTTGGATGGCATGACCCTGGTTACATTCATTCAGCAATCATGACTGGACTAAACCCTTCAAGCAAATTCTCCTACAGATATGGAAG TGATTCAGTTGGCTGGAGTGATCAAATTCAGTTTCAGACTCCGCCAGCTGCAGGATCAAATGAACTTAGGTTTCTTGCATTTGGTGATATGGGAAAGGCTCCACGCGATGCATCTGCTGAGCACTACATTCAG CCAGGATCCATCTCAGTGGTTGAGGCTATGACTGATGAAGTAAAATCCGGCAATATAGACTCCATCTTCCACATTGGAGATATAAGCTATGCAACAGGATTTTTAGTTGAATGGGATTTTTTCCTTCACCTGATAACTCCACTGGCATCTCGAGTTTCTTACATGACTGCAATAGGAAACCATGAGAG GGATTACATAAAAACAGGAGTAGTATATGGAACTCCTGACTCAGGTGGAGAATGTGGAGTTGCCTATGAGACCTACTTTCCAATGCCAATTCCAGCAAAGGATAAGCCTTGGTACTCCATAGAACAAGCAAGTGTTCACTTCACAATCATCTCGACCGAGCATGACTGGACACCAGGTTCCGAGCAG TATCAATGGATAAGGAAGGACATGGCTTCAGTTGATCGAAAGAAAACGCCTTGGTTAATCTTTACAGG GCACAGACCCATGTACACATCTAATTTGTTAAGCGTCGATCCAAAATTTGGTGTTTTTATAGAGCCATTATTGCAGGATTACAAG GTTGATCTGGTGTTCTTTGGCCACGTTCACAATTATGAGAGAACCTGTTCTGTTTATAGAGCTGAATGCTTGGCCATGCCTACCAAAGATGCAAATGGGGTTGACACATATGATCACAGCAAATACAAAGCACCAGTGCATGCAATTATCGGCATGGCTGGCTTCACTTTGGACAACTTCTCATCCATT ATTCATCACTGGAGTTTGAAAAGGGTATCCGAATTTGGCTATGGAAGAGTACATGTAACAACAGAAGAGCTAAATTTTGAG CTTGTGAATTCAAATACAAGACAAGTTAAGGACAGTTTCCGGATCATCAAAAAGCAAAATAGATAG
- the LOC110661101 gene encoding protein JINGUBANG-like: MNIESRFFCSYLVNPMNSPPMSQTAPSTPLLYAAAVSSGLSFSCSSNTASSSSEVSDDSPPRSFRFDLQDVDYHHYPSKSLSGPYSYRSLAVLSDHVGSVSCLALCGEFVLSASQGKDIIVWQQPDLRLFTKFGQGDGSVKALVTVGNKVFTAHQDSRIRVWKVSRSSENVFRLVDALPTTKDYLGKFLKQSNYVQTRRHHKKLWIEHADSISCLTVSSGFIYSGSWDKTLKVWRISDLKCLESIKAHDDAINGLVACKGIVYSASADGKIKAWGKEGKNSHSLKGILEGHKDISFNSVIVSEDGRWVYGGGSDGFVMGWEGSGDFISWKLVSETLAHQMAVLCMCLVGEFLCSGSADKSISIWKREAYGKLCKYGVISGHEGPVKCLQASPNSVGGGFLLYSGGLDKSVRVWWVPKHSNKMQDTSTMQSSEEKSITMC; encoded by the coding sequence ATGAACATAGAATCAAGATTCTTCTGCTCCTATTTGGTTAATCCCATGAATAGTCCTCCTATGTCACAAACCGCTCCTTCAACCCCATTATTATATGCAGCTGCTGTTAGCAGTGGTCTCAGCTTTAGCTGCAGCAGCAACACCGCCAGCAGCAGCAGCGAGGTTAGTGATGATAGCCCACCAAGATCCTTCCGTTTTGACCTTCAAGATGTCGATTATCATCATTATCCAAGCAAATCTTTATCTGGGCCTTACTCGTATCGCTCTCTCGCAGTACTCTCTGACCATGTAGGATCTGTTTCTTGCTTGGCTTTGTGTGGTGAATTCGTCTTGAGTGCTTCACAAGGGAAGGATATTATAGTTTGGCAACAGCCTGATTTGAGGCTCTTCACGAAGTTTGGACAAGGGGATGGTTCTGTCAAGGCTTTAGTAACAGTTGGGAACAAGGTCTTTACTGCACATCAAGATAGCAGGATTAGAGTATGGAAGGTGTCAAGAAGCTCAGAGAATGTGTTTAGGCTTGTGGACGCACTTCCAACCACAAAGGACTATTTAGGGAAGTTCTTGAAGCAGAGTAATTATGTGCAAACTAGGCGGCACCATAAGAAATTATGGATTGAACATGCAGATAGTATTTCTTGTTTGACAGTTTCCAGTGGGTTTATTTATTCTGGTTCTTGGGATAAGACTCTTAAGGTTTGGCGGATATCAGACTTGAAGTGCTTGGAATCAATTAAGGCTCATGACGATGCTATAAATGGATTGGTGGCTTGTAAAGGGATTGTTTATTCAGCATCAGCAGATGGGAAGATAAAAGCTTGGGGGAAAGAGGGAAAGAACTCTCATTCTTTGAAGGGGATTTTGGAGGGTCATAAAGATATTTCTTTTAATTCAGTTATTGTTTCAGAAGATGGGAGATGGGTATATGGAGGGGGCTCTGATGGGTTTGTGATGGGGTGGGAAGGGAGTGGTGATTTTATAAGTTGGAAGTTGGTGTCAGAGACATTGGCACATCAAATGGCAGTTTTGTGTATGTGCTTAGTGGGGGAGTTTTTGTGCAGTGGATCAGCTGATAAGAGCATTAGTATATGGAAGAGAGAAGCTTATGGTAAGCTCTGTAAATATGGGGTCATAAGTGGCCATGAAGGGCCAGTCAAGTGTTTGCAAGCATCACCTAATAGTGTTGGTGGTGGGTTCTTGCTCTATAGTGGTGGCCTTGACAAAAGTGTGAGGGTATGGTGGGTGCCCAAGCATTCCAACAAGATGCAAGACACCTCTACAATGCAGAGTTCAGAGGAAAAATCCATCACCATGTGTTAG